In Vibrio sp. STUT-A11, a genomic segment contains:
- the moaE gene encoding molybdopterin synthase catalytic subunit MoaE, with the protein MDPRVSVQVEDFSVDQEYQGLSEGTSSGAVVTFIGKVRDMNLGDNVVGLHLEHYPGMTEKSLVEICNQAETRWPLLGVRVIHRVGDLDIGDQIVFVGVSSAHRGAAFDACEFIMDYLKTQAPFWKKERTTSENRWIESRDTDHKAAKRWEK; encoded by the coding sequence ATGGATCCTCGTGTTTCTGTACAAGTTGAAGACTTTTCTGTCGACCAAGAATACCAAGGTTTATCTGAGGGGACATCCTCTGGTGCTGTCGTGACATTCATCGGTAAAGTGCGCGATATGAACTTAGGCGATAATGTTGTCGGCCTGCATCTCGAACATTATCCGGGTATGACAGAGAAGAGCCTTGTCGAAATTTGTAACCAAGCCGAAACACGTTGGCCGTTACTTGGTGTGCGGGTTATCCATCGTGTCGGTGATTTGGACATTGGTGATCAAATTGTTTTTGTTGGTGTCTCTAGTGCCCATCGAGGTGCAGCATTTGATGCTTGCGAATTCATTATGGATTATCTAAAAACCCAAGCACCATTTTGGAAAAAAGAACGCACTACGAGTGAAAATCGTTGGATTGAATCACGAGATACTGATCACAAAGCGGCAAAACGCTGGGAAAAGTAG
- a CDS encoding host specificity factor TipJ family phage tail protein, protein MATLIVYPDAADVTVREENQINEPTFKDYLDRHISGWDKGPTGHQLKTPRFVAEINGQMFNPKEWGNRVLLDSDTIDVVLPPQFSDPISWLVVAISALSAGYSVYAMSNMNQLGSNSSTVPTGKNIYDINVQVNKAELMGVRPEWFGRHQSVPSYLCSPYKYYNDNNEQVLALMLHVGEGHYQISSTGLTIAGTPISRLSDDVNWQLFEPGEDVTTHEAHRNIYTAEEVGGTDSASGLDFIGPSTSVNVSVEDDKAVILSENTVTVQDRFSRSSYYGDGERETTYYWKNKNLKWEAGTTFTITGISSTSVLIDDIVEIVDSGNDGTTGEPLPDKIIGKGFSVLSVNQEVQLSGAGSNDSTYLAVPLSDTELTFKDLEGNDVTDLTPAASVTVKITTTSTDDGLYEVVSTDANYQMTVIRVGDEDWTGFIGGTYTSGISLDVTSDTLPDYQLGPYVACPEGYTTDYIEIDMLRSSGWGRYDKKGRLQNHTVDWEIWVRDADVGELDEWQVFPFTYTEKSFDQIGQTHPVTLPSAIRPEVMLVRKTKSYDDTKYLDKLQWMRLKSKLPTASSYANSTVLAMSIRSDSNLSSSATNKIKVLQTRKLPVPDGAGGWTEELYATRDIAPAVRYIVHNSGGSDDDIDIDELLWMHENVWSPAEEYFDGGFVDEGTIYSALKTVLQAGMAEFCFDIGKILPKRLFEKTGAGHVYTPDVMTGDGLTITTTLYDPDQNEGLIVYYMDPTDWTTNSVKCWLGDKNAITKWGELELTKGVTSRTRAWRIGMRMLRRSQGEKINYSFTTEMDALNSTYLDYAELCDDLPNFGQFGEVVDWQVVRNSNDELVAQIMVDRDLEWTVGESHYMTVRRHDGTGNGPFTATKVSERVVMLDGQLDFIPNLTGKIEPPLWLFGDATRYSEPAVITSITPSVKNDTTTCSVKATNYVSDMFKDDNNLPPAEGVTWWE, encoded by the coding sequence ATGGCCACACTGATTGTTTATCCTGATGCTGCCGATGTGACGGTTCGCGAAGAAAACCAGATTAACGAGCCCACATTTAAAGATTACCTCGATCGTCATATCTCTGGCTGGGATAAAGGCCCAACGGGGCATCAGTTAAAAACCCCGCGCTTTGTGGCCGAGATTAATGGCCAGATGTTTAATCCGAAGGAGTGGGGTAACCGTGTGTTACTCGACAGTGACACGATTGATGTTGTGCTCCCGCCCCAATTTTCTGATCCTATTTCATGGTTGGTGGTAGCGATATCGGCACTCAGTGCGGGTTACTCAGTTTATGCCATGAGCAACATGAATCAGCTGGGCTCCAACTCCTCGACGGTACCAACTGGCAAAAACATCTATGACATTAACGTCCAAGTGAATAAGGCAGAACTAATGGGCGTCAGACCGGAGTGGTTTGGTCGGCATCAGTCCGTGCCGAGTTATCTTTGCAGTCCGTATAAGTATTACAACGACAATAATGAGCAGGTTCTCGCGCTAATGCTGCATGTGGGCGAAGGGCATTACCAGATATCTTCTACCGGATTGACCATCGCAGGCACGCCCATCAGTCGATTAAGTGATGATGTTAACTGGCAGCTTTTTGAACCAGGTGAAGACGTCACGACGCATGAGGCCCATCGCAATATCTACACTGCGGAAGAGGTTGGCGGAACGGACAGCGCCAGCGGTCTGGACTTTATCGGCCCTAGCACCTCGGTAAACGTGAGCGTTGAAGATGATAAAGCCGTGATTCTGAGCGAGAACACGGTAACGGTTCAAGACCGTTTTTCACGATCAAGTTATTACGGCGACGGCGAGCGAGAGACCACTTACTACTGGAAAAATAAAAACCTCAAATGGGAAGCCGGTACCACATTTACCATCACTGGCATTTCATCCACTTCAGTGCTGATTGATGACATTGTCGAGATTGTCGATAGCGGTAACGATGGCACGACCGGTGAACCCCTGCCGGATAAGATTATCGGTAAAGGGTTTAGCGTCCTTAGCGTCAATCAGGAAGTTCAGCTATCTGGCGCAGGTTCAAATGATTCGACTTATTTGGCGGTGCCTCTGTCAGATACGGAGCTGACTTTTAAAGATCTGGAAGGCAATGACGTTACTGATTTAACGCCAGCGGCCAGTGTGACTGTGAAGATTACGACAACGAGTACTGATGATGGTCTATATGAGGTCGTTTCCACCGACGCCAATTATCAGATGACGGTGATCCGTGTTGGTGATGAAGATTGGACCGGCTTTATTGGCGGAACGTATACCAGCGGGATCTCATTGGATGTAACCAGCGACACGCTACCTGATTATCAACTTGGCCCTTACGTTGCGTGCCCTGAAGGATACACCACCGATTACATTGAAATTGACATGCTGCGCAGCTCTGGGTGGGGACGATACGACAAAAAAGGTAGGCTGCAAAATCACACCGTGGATTGGGAAATCTGGGTCCGTGATGCAGACGTAGGCGAACTCGATGAATGGCAGGTGTTCCCGTTCACCTATACTGAAAAGAGTTTCGACCAGATCGGCCAAACTCACCCTGTCACGCTACCAAGCGCGATCCGTCCCGAGGTGATGCTGGTTAGGAAAACCAAGTCGTATGATGACACCAAGTACCTGGATAAACTGCAGTGGATGCGTTTAAAGAGTAAGCTACCCACGGCTTCCAGTTACGCGAACAGCACTGTGCTGGCTATGTCTATTCGTTCAGACTCCAATCTTTCCTCATCGGCCACCAACAAGATCAAGGTGCTGCAAACCCGAAAACTGCCGGTGCCCGATGGCGCGGGTGGCTGGACCGAAGAACTGTACGCTACTCGAGATATTGCCCCCGCTGTGCGCTATATCGTGCATAACTCTGGCGGATCGGATGATGATATCGATATTGATGAGCTGCTGTGGATGCATGAAAACGTGTGGTCGCCAGCTGAGGAATATTTCGATGGTGGGTTTGTCGATGAGGGCACCATCTACTCGGCACTCAAAACCGTCTTACAGGCTGGTATGGCCGAGTTTTGTTTCGATATTGGCAAGATCCTGCCTAAGCGACTGTTTGAGAAAACTGGTGCAGGTCATGTCTACACACCGGACGTCATGACCGGAGATGGGTTAACCATCACCACCACACTTTATGACCCCGACCAAAACGAGGGGTTAATTGTGTATTACATGGACCCTACAGACTGGACGACAAACAGCGTTAAGTGCTGGTTAGGCGATAAGAACGCGATTACTAAGTGGGGAGAGCTGGAGCTTACTAAAGGCGTCACATCAAGAACGCGCGCCTGGCGAATTGGCATGCGAATGTTAAGGCGGTCGCAGGGTGAAAAAATCAATTACTCGTTCACGACTGAAATGGACGCGCTCAACAGTACCTATCTTGATTACGCCGAGCTGTGTGATGACTTGCCGAACTTTGGCCAGTTTGGTGAGGTGGTCGACTGGCAGGTAGTCCGCAACAGCAACGATGAATTAGTGGCACAAATTATGGTGGACCGAGACTTAGAGTGGACGGTGGGGGAATCTCACTATATGACCGTTCGCCGCCATGATGGCACGGGAAATGGCCCTTTTACCGCGACTAAGGTCAGTGAACGCGTGGTGATGCTCGATGGCCAGCTGGACTTTATCCCGAACCTGACAGGGAAAATTGAGCCGCCGCTGTGGCTGTTTGGTGATGCGACCCGCTATTCAGAACCAGCGGTGATCACATCGATAACGCCCAGCGTTAAAAATGACACCACGACCTGCAGTGTTAAAGCCACCAATTATGTATCGGATATGTTTAAAGACGATAATAACCTCCCGCCCGCAGAAGGGGTTACATGGTGGGAGTAA
- the moaA gene encoding GTP 3',8-cyclase MoaA yields MAQQFEDKFHRKFYYLRLSVTDVCNFKCTYCLPDGYKPSGKKNSSFLSLPEIKRVVTAFADCGTSKVRITGGEPSLRKDFTDIIHAVATTPGIEKVATTTNGYRMAKQVANWREAGLTHINVSVDSLDPRMFHQITGENKFTEVMNGIERAFEVGYEQVKVNVVLMKDLNHHELPAFLNWIKDRPIQLRFIELMQTGEMDDLFNKHHVSGVAIRNQLIANGWLLKVRSHNDGPAQVFVHPDYKGEIGLIMPYEKDFCESCNRLRVSAMGKLHLCLFGEHGIDLRDLLQGDEQENELIERIQAQLQTKSVSHFLHDGNTGMTPHLASIGG; encoded by the coding sequence GTGGCGCAACAATTCGAAGACAAATTTCATCGTAAATTCTATTACTTACGTCTGTCTGTAACTGACGTTTGTAATTTCAAATGTACCTATTGCCTGCCTGATGGTTATAAACCTTCGGGCAAAAAAAACTCGTCTTTTTTATCGCTACCTGAAATTAAGCGGGTAGTCACCGCGTTTGCAGACTGTGGTACGTCAAAAGTCCGCATTACTGGTGGTGAGCCAAGTTTACGTAAAGACTTTACTGACATCATCCATGCTGTCGCAACGACTCCTGGTATTGAGAAAGTCGCGACAACGACAAATGGCTATCGCATGGCCAAACAGGTTGCGAACTGGCGTGAAGCTGGCCTCACGCACATCAATGTGAGTGTGGATAGTCTGGACCCACGCATGTTCCATCAAATCACAGGTGAGAATAAGTTCACCGAAGTGATGAATGGTATCGAGCGTGCGTTTGAAGTCGGCTATGAGCAAGTGAAAGTGAACGTGGTGTTGATGAAAGATCTCAACCATCACGAGCTGCCTGCATTCCTCAACTGGATCAAAGACAGACCAATTCAACTGCGTTTTATTGAACTGATGCAAACGGGTGAAATGGATGACTTGTTTAATAAGCATCACGTTTCTGGAGTCGCGATCCGTAATCAGCTCATTGCTAATGGATGGCTACTGAAAGTCCGTTCTCACAATGATGGCCCTGCTCAGGTATTTGTTCACCCGGATTACAAGGGTGAAATTGGGCTAATTATGCCTTATGAGAAGGATTTTTGTGAGAGCTGTAACCGGCTTCGTGTTTCTGCCATGGGTAAGCTGCATCTGTGTTTGTTTGGCGAGCATGGCATTGACTTACGTGACCTTCTGCAAGGTGATGAACAAGAGAATGAGTTAATTGAGCGTATTCAAGCTCAGCTGCAGACTAAGTCTGTCAGTCACTTCTTGCATGATGGCAACACTGGAATGACGCCTCATCTTGCGTCCATTGGCGGCTAA
- the moaB gene encoding molybdenum cofactor biosynthesis protein B, which translates to MGHAESKFQPANIAVLTVSDTRTEENDTSGRYLVEHAQEAGHNVVDKQIVIDDMYKIRAIVSQWIADENVQAVMITGGTGFTSRDSTPEALKPLFDKEVEGFGELFRMVSYEEIGTSTIQSRAIAGFANHTVIFAMPGSTGACRTGWTKIIKQQMDASHRPCNFMPHLSV; encoded by the coding sequence ATGGGTCACGCTGAAAGCAAATTTCAACCTGCAAATATTGCCGTACTAACGGTATCTGACACTCGTACTGAAGAAAATGATACATCAGGTCGCTACCTTGTAGAGCATGCCCAGGAAGCGGGCCACAATGTCGTTGATAAGCAAATCGTCATTGATGATATGTATAAGATTCGCGCCATTGTTTCTCAGTGGATCGCAGACGAAAACGTACAAGCGGTCATGATCACAGGTGGTACAGGTTTTACTTCTCGTGACAGCACGCCAGAAGCACTTAAGCCACTTTTTGATAAAGAAGTAGAAGGCTTCGGCGAGTTATTCCGTATGGTTTCTTATGAAGAGATTGGTACGTCGACTATCCAGTCACGTGCAATTGCTGGTTTTGCTAACCACACCGTCATCTTTGCTATGCCAGGTTCTACAGGTGCATGCCGCACTGGCTGGACGAAAATAATCAAGCAGCAGATGGACGCAAGTCACCGCCCTTGTAACTTTATGCCACACCTATCTGTATAA
- the moaC gene encoding cyclic pyranopterin monophosphate synthase MoaC, translated as MTQFTHINASGEANMVDVSAKTETVREARAEAFVHMAPETLELIVSGQHHKGDVFATARIAGIQAAKKTWDLIPLCHPLLLSKVEVQLEAIESEGKVRIESVCKLAGKTGVEMEALTAASVAALTIYDMCKAVQKDMVIGQVRLLEKVGGKSGHFKAES; from the coding sequence ATGACCCAATTTACCCACATTAATGCATCCGGCGAAGCTAACATGGTCGATGTTTCAGCGAAAACGGAAACGGTCCGCGAAGCAAGAGCAGAAGCATTTGTGCACATGGCACCAGAAACACTCGAGCTGATTGTCTCTGGTCAACATCATAAAGGCGATGTGTTTGCTACCGCACGTATAGCAGGTATTCAAGCCGCGAAAAAAACCTGGGATCTGATTCCGCTTTGTCATCCGCTTTTACTGTCTAAAGTTGAAGTTCAGTTAGAAGCGATTGAGTCGGAAGGCAAGGTTCGTATCGAGTCTGTTTGTAAACTTGCAGGTAAAACAGGCGTAGAGATGGAAGCGTTAACCGCGGCTTCTGTCGCAGCGTTGACCATTTATGACATGTGTAAAGCGGTGCAAAAAGATATGGTCATTGGTCAGGTTCGCCTTCTTGAGAAGGTGGGCGGAAAGTCAGGACACTTCAAGGCAGAATCATGA
- the luxO gene encoding quorum-sensing sigma-54 dependent transcriptional regulator LuxO — MVEDTASVAALYRSYLTPLGIDINIVGTGRDAIESLKHRIPDLILLDLRLPDMTGMDVLHAVKKSHPDVPIIFMTAHGSIDTAVEAMRHGSQDFLIKPCEADRLRVTVNNAIRKATKLKNEADNPGNQNYQGFIGSSQTMQQVYRTIDSAASSKASIFITGESGTGKEVCAEAIHAASKRGDKPFIAINCAAIPKDLIESELFGHVKGAFTGAANDRQGAAELADGGTLFLDELCEMDLDLQTKLLRFIQTGTFQKVGSSKMKSVDVRFVCATNRDPWKEVQEGRFREDLYYRLYVIPLHLPPLRERGEDVVEIAYSLLGYMSHEEGKSFVRFSQQVIDRFNNYEWPGNVRQLQNVLRNIVVLNHGKEITLDMLPPPLNQPLARKASTSLIDPKEMTASDIVPLWITEKMAIESAIEACDGNIPRAAGYLDVSPSTIYRKLQAWNSKEERQKV, encoded by the coding sequence ATGGTCGAAGATACGGCATCCGTTGCGGCGTTGTATCGTTCATACCTCACGCCATTAGGCATTGATATTAACATTGTTGGTACGGGACGTGATGCGATCGAAAGTCTTAAACATCGTATTCCTGACCTTATCCTGCTTGATCTTCGTCTGCCTGACATGACTGGTATGGACGTTCTGCATGCTGTTAAAAAAAGTCATCCAGACGTTCCTATCATCTTTATGACCGCACACGGCTCTATCGATACTGCGGTAGAAGCAATGCGCCACGGTTCCCAGGATTTTTTGATTAAGCCGTGTGAAGCGGACCGACTACGTGTCACGGTGAACAATGCGATACGAAAAGCGACCAAGTTAAAAAATGAAGCCGATAATCCGGGAAACCAGAATTATCAGGGGTTCATCGGCAGTAGCCAAACCATGCAGCAGGTTTACCGTACGATTGACTCAGCCGCGAGTAGCAAGGCGAGTATTTTCATCACAGGTGAAAGTGGTACGGGTAAAGAGGTGTGCGCCGAAGCTATCCATGCGGCGAGTAAACGAGGGGACAAGCCTTTTATCGCCATTAACTGTGCGGCGATCCCAAAAGACCTGATTGAAAGTGAGCTGTTTGGACATGTAAAAGGCGCGTTTACGGGAGCGGCGAACGATCGTCAGGGGGCTGCGGAGTTAGCCGATGGTGGTACGCTGTTTCTTGATGAGCTGTGTGAAATGGATTTGGACTTGCAGACCAAGTTACTGCGATTTATTCAGACGGGTACCTTCCAGAAAGTAGGCTCATCAAAAATGAAGAGTGTGGATGTGCGCTTTGTGTGTGCGACCAACCGTGATCCGTGGAAAGAGGTTCAGGAAGGTCGCTTCCGTGAAGACTTGTACTACCGTCTATATGTTATACCATTACATTTGCCACCTTTGCGTGAGCGTGGTGAAGACGTTGTGGAAATTGCTTACTCGCTGTTGGGCTATATGTCTCATGAAGAGGGGAAAAGTTTTGTGCGCTTTTCCCAACAGGTGATTGATCGATTCAATAATTATGAGTGGCCTGGCAACGTACGTCAGTTGCAAAATGTTCTGCGTAATATTGTGGTGTTGAATCACGGCAAGGAAATTACTTTGGATATGCTTCCACCACCATTGAATCAGCCATTGGCGCGTAAAGCTTCCACTTCTTTGATTGATCCTAAAGAGATGACTGCGTCGGATATTGTGCCACTGTGGATAACGGAAAAAATGGCTATTGAAAGCGCAATTGAAGCATGCGACGGAAATATTCCCCGAGCGGCAGGGTATCTTGATGTCAGTCCATCGACGATTTACCGTAAGTTACAAGCGTGGAACAGCAAGGAAGAGCGGCAGAAAGTATGA
- a CDS encoding YvcK family protein gives MSIYTDNKVVAVGGGHGLGRMLAALSDFRGNATGIVATTDNGGSTGRIRHCQGGIAWGDMRNCINQLITEPSISSMMFEYRFKGSGELDGHNLGNLMLTALDNLSVRPLDAINLIRNMLKVDVNILPMSEHPSDLSALSVDGKWVTGETSVDHMETDLRRLDLSPEVPATKEAVAALSEANAIVLGPGSFLTSIMPPLLLPELGKAIANNKNAKVIFVANLSPEYGPAGRMSMEQKLEWCERALQGRKIDVVLAEKAEQQVLDRWNVVTESLASSNRDWRHDRNKLKQAIEDQLLSHN, from the coding sequence ATGAGTATCTATACGGATAACAAAGTAGTCGCAGTTGGCGGTGGCCATGGTTTAGGTAGAATGTTAGCAGCACTGAGCGATTTTCGTGGCAACGCGACGGGCATCGTCGCTACCACTGATAATGGCGGCTCCACTGGCCGAATTCGTCATTGTCAGGGTGGTATCGCTTGGGGTGATATGCGTAATTGCATCAACCAGTTGATCACGGAACCATCAATCAGTTCAATGATGTTCGAATATCGTTTCAAAGGCAGTGGTGAACTTGACGGGCATAATTTAGGAAACTTAATGCTCACGGCATTGGACAACCTTTCGGTACGCCCGTTAGATGCGATCAATCTTATTCGCAATATGCTTAAAGTCGATGTAAATATTCTGCCGATGTCAGAGCACCCATCCGATCTGTCTGCCCTATCTGTCGATGGCAAATGGGTCACCGGAGAAACCAGTGTCGACCACATGGAGACTGACCTTCGCCGTTTAGACCTTTCTCCTGAAGTACCCGCAACAAAAGAAGCAGTGGCTGCATTATCAGAGGCTAACGCGATTGTTTTGGGGCCGGGAAGCTTTCTGACCAGCATCATGCCGCCGCTATTATTACCAGAGCTAGGTAAAGCGATCGCCAACAATAAAAACGCCAAAGTCATTTTTGTCGCGAACTTGAGTCCGGAATATGGTCCTGCCGGCCGTATGAGCATGGAGCAAAAATTAGAGTGGTGTGAACGCGCATTGCAAGGCCGAAAAATCGATGTCGTTCTTGCTGAAAAAGCGGAACAACAAGTGCTCGACCGATGGAATGTTGTCACTGAGTCACTGGCTTCAAGCAATCGTGACTGGCGCCATGACCGCAACAAACTTAAACAAGCCATTGAAGATCAACTTCTCAGCCACAACTAA
- the luxU gene encoding quorum-sensing phosphorelay protein LuxU, whose translation MSMNILNHKKIESLSMEIGRDNVPVLLDIFLGEIDTYIKNLSQYDGTEQLVYLKEISHALKSSAASFGADRLCDLAISIDRRAKLGELAVEGEEATTMIDVLRDTQEVYRSWNL comes from the coding sequence ATGAGCATGAATATTCTGAACCATAAGAAAATTGAAAGCCTTTCCATGGAGATTGGTCGTGATAATGTACCAGTGCTGCTTGATATTTTTTTAGGTGAAATCGATACCTATATTAAAAATTTGTCACAATATGATGGTACCGAGCAACTGGTGTATTTGAAAGAAATCAGCCACGCGTTAAAGAGCAGCGCTGCCAGTTTTGGTGCTGATCGTTTATGTGATTTAGCGATATCGATTGATAGAAGAGCCAAATTGGGAGAATTGGCGGTAGAAGGAGAAGAAGCCACGACCATGATCGACGTTCTGCGCGACACACAAGAGGTTTACCGCTCCTGGAACCTATAA
- the moaD gene encoding molybdopterin synthase sulfur carrier subunit: MIKVLFFAQTRELVGIDSVDLEGQFETVEAVRAHLAEKGMEKDGKWDLALEPGKLLAAVNQSIVPLDTEVKEGDEVAFFPPVTGG, encoded by the coding sequence ATGATTAAAGTACTTTTCTTCGCTCAGACGCGAGAGCTGGTGGGCATCGACAGTGTTGATTTAGAAGGGCAGTTTGAAACGGTAGAAGCGGTTCGTGCTCATTTGGCCGAAAAGGGCATGGAAAAAGACGGTAAGTGGGACTTGGCTCTTGAGCCCGGAAAGCTACTTGCGGCTGTTAACCAGTCAATTGTGCCACTAGATACCGAAGTCAAAGAAGGTGACGAAGTAGCATTCTTCCCGCCAGTGACCGGAGGTTAA
- the uvrB gene encoding excinuclease ABC subunit UvrB, translated as MSKVYELVSDYQPSGDQPGAIKQLIDGLDSGLAHQTLLGVTGSGKTFTLANVIAQAQRPAILLAPNKTLAAQLYGEMKSFFPNNAVEYFVSYYDYYQPEAYVPTTDTFIEKDASVNAHIEQMRLSATKALLERKDAIIVASVSAIYGLGDPESYLQMMLHLRRGDVIDQRDMLRRLAELQYSRNDVAFERGQFRVRGEVIDIFPAESDQDAVRVEMFDDEVDCISVFDPLTGVVKQRDLPRYTIYPKTHYVTPRDRVLEAIENIKAELEVRKKQLLDNNKLLEEQRISQRTQFDIEMMNELGFCSGIENYSRYLSGRSEGEPPPTLFDYLPHDGLLIIDESHVTVPQIGAMYKGDRSRKETLVEFGFRLPSALDNRPLKFEEFESLAPQTIFVSATPGNYELEKSDGDIADQVVRPTGLLDPELEVRPVATQVDDLLSEIRIRAVKDERVLVTTLTKRMAEDLTEYLHEHDVRVRYLHSDIDTVERVEIIRDLRLGEFDVLVGINLLREGLDMPEVSLVAILDADKEGFLRSERSLIQTIGRAARNIEGKAILYADSITKSMKKAMDETNRRREKQQAYNEEMGIIPQALERNIKDIMELGDITKSKRQRTGKQVPLSKVAEPSQSYEVMSPQQLEKEISRLESAMYQHAQDLEFELAAEKRDAIEKLRAQFIANS; from the coding sequence ATGAGCAAAGTTTATGAACTGGTCTCGGATTATCAGCCATCAGGAGATCAACCTGGTGCGATTAAGCAATTAATTGATGGGTTAGATTCAGGTTTAGCGCATCAGACACTGTTAGGTGTGACTGGTTCAGGTAAAACCTTCACATTAGCGAATGTGATTGCTCAGGCGCAACGTCCAGCCATTTTGCTTGCACCTAATAAAACCCTGGCGGCACAACTTTATGGGGAGATGAAATCATTCTTCCCTAACAATGCCGTTGAATATTTCGTTTCTTATTATGATTACTACCAGCCAGAAGCGTATGTGCCGACGACTGATACTTTTATCGAAAAAGATGCCTCAGTTAACGCCCATATTGAACAGATGCGACTGTCCGCGACTAAAGCATTATTGGAGCGTAAAGATGCCATTATTGTTGCGTCGGTTTCCGCTATTTATGGTTTGGGGGATCCTGAGTCTTATCTGCAAATGATGTTGCACCTGCGCCGTGGTGATGTCATCGACCAGCGTGACATGCTACGACGTTTGGCTGAGCTACAATATTCACGTAACGATGTGGCCTTCGAGCGAGGTCAATTTCGCGTTCGTGGTGAAGTGATTGATATCTTTCCAGCGGAATCCGATCAAGATGCGGTGCGAGTTGAAATGTTTGATGACGAAGTCGACTGCATCAGTGTGTTTGACCCACTTACCGGTGTGGTCAAACAGCGTGATTTACCGCGTTACACCATCTATCCTAAAACGCACTACGTTACACCACGCGATCGCGTCCTGGAAGCGATTGAGAATATTAAAGCGGAACTCGAAGTCCGTAAAAAACAGCTGCTAGACAACAATAAGCTTCTGGAAGAACAACGTATTAGCCAACGCACCCAGTTCGATATTGAAATGATGAACGAACTTGGGTTTTGTTCGGGTATCGAAAACTACTCGCGCTACCTGAGTGGTCGTTCAGAGGGGGAGCCACCACCGACGCTTTTTGATTATCTACCACACGATGGTTTATTAATTATCGACGAGTCACACGTCACCGTACCGCAAATCGGTGCCATGTATAAAGGTGACCGTTCTCGTAAAGAAACCTTGGTGGAATTTGGTTTTCGTCTACCTTCGGCGCTGGACAACCGCCCACTTAAATTTGAAGAGTTTGAGTCGCTTGCTCCGCAAACTATTTTTGTTTCTGCCACTCCGGGCAATTATGAACTAGAAAAGTCAGACGGCGATATTGCTGATCAAGTGGTTCGTCCTACGGGATTACTTGATCCTGAATTGGAAGTGCGTCCTGTCGCGACGCAGGTTGATGATTTGCTCTCCGAGATTCGTATTCGAGCGGTGAAAGATGAAAGAGTTCTCGTGACTACGCTGACCAAACGCATGGCAGAGGATTTGACCGAATATCTGCATGAACACGATGTGCGTGTACGTTATCTTCACTCCGATATTGATACGGTTGAGCGTGTGGAAATTATTCGAGATCTTCGCTTAGGTGAGTTTGACGTTCTTGTTGGTATCAACCTATTGCGAGAAGGGTTGGATATGCCGGAAGTGTCGCTGGTGGCCATTTTGGATGCTGACAAAGAAGGTTTCTTGCGCTCTGAGCGATCGCTGATCCAGACCATTGGTCGTGCTGCTCGAAACATTGAAGGTAAGGCGATTTTGTATGCCGACTCCATCACCAAATCGATGAAGAAAGCGATGGATGAAACTAACCGTCGTCGCGAGAAGCAACAAGCATACAATGAAGAGATGGGGATTATACCGCAGGCGTTGGAGCGTAATATCAAAGACATCATGGAATTGGGTGATATTACCAAATCCAAACGTCAGCGCACTGGCAAACAGGTTCCATTATCGAAAGTTGCAGAGCCGTCTCAGTCTTATGAAGTCATGTCGCCACAACAGTTGGAAAAAGAAATCAGCCGACTGGAATCAGCAATGTACCAGCATGCTCAAGATCTTGAGTTTGAGTTAGCGGCTGAAAAACGTGATGCGATTGAAAAATTGCGTGCCCAATTTATCGCGAATAGCTGA